A region from the Haloarcula limicola genome encodes:
- a CDS encoding digeranylgeranylglycerophospholipid reductase has product MRDRFDVVIAGAGPAGGQCARDLAERNYDVLVLETESESEFPRQSNKSTAGTFPSAMTAFAIPDDVVMNYTDDVVLESPNNHYVREQTGAVLEFAEFKRFLVRDSREKGATYRFDSRVSGPIVEDGEVVGVRYDGDEEVYADIVIDATGPAAPLAKELGVTGLEREHQAIGIEYEFENVDVNHPEYADLRDSMMLRLDHDLAPGGYSWIFHTGGDTAKVGLCYIQNESHNQYAKEGMGIDGYLDYWLESDPRFKDAERIEGTQAHRGSAHIQPPKSMSTDGFMAIGDTVPSIDPLWGEGIHKGMKSARAAAATVDAALTPEEPQTDAQTLAVYDRLWHSDVAPKQRARLMMTEILYLVPNERYDRLMADLQGTTEDTLTQINSGDRRAIAELAHLSDIPMLAKYARRRLLE; this is encoded by the coding sequence ATGCGCGACCGCTTTGACGTGGTGATAGCCGGGGCTGGCCCAGCGGGCGGCCAGTGTGCCCGCGACCTGGCCGAGCGGAACTACGACGTGCTGGTGCTCGAGACGGAGTCGGAGTCGGAGTTCCCGCGTCAGAGCAACAAGTCCACCGCCGGGACGTTCCCCTCCGCGATGACCGCCTTCGCGATCCCGGACGACGTGGTGATGAACTACACGGACGACGTGGTCCTCGAATCGCCCAACAACCACTACGTCCGAGAACAGACCGGGGCGGTGCTGGAGTTCGCCGAGTTCAAGCGGTTCCTCGTCCGCGACAGCCGCGAGAAGGGCGCGACCTATCGCTTCGACTCGCGCGTCTCCGGGCCGATCGTGGAAGACGGCGAGGTCGTCGGCGTTCGCTACGACGGCGACGAGGAGGTGTACGCCGACATCGTCATCGACGCCACCGGTCCCGCCGCGCCGCTCGCGAAGGAACTCGGCGTGACCGGCCTCGAACGGGAACATCAGGCCATCGGCATCGAGTACGAGTTCGAGAACGTCGACGTGAACCACCCCGAGTACGCCGACCTGCGGGACTCGATGATGCTCAGACTCGACCACGACCTCGCGCCTGGCGGCTACTCGTGGATCTTCCACACCGGCGGCGACACGGCGAAGGTCGGCCTCTGTTACATCCAGAACGAGTCCCACAATCAGTACGCCAAGGAGGGGATGGGCATCGACGGCTACCTGGACTACTGGCTGGAGTCGGACCCGCGGTTCAAAGACGCCGAGCGAATCGAGGGCACGCAGGCTCACCGCGGGTCGGCCCACATCCAGCCGCCGAAGTCCATGAGCACGGACGGCTTCATGGCCATCGGCGACACCGTCCCCTCGATCGACCCGCTCTGGGGCGAGGGCATCCACAAGGGCATGAAGTCCGCCCGCGCCGCCGCCGCGACGGTGGACGCGGCGCTCACCCCCGAGGAACCCCAGACCGACGCGCAGACGCTCGCGGTGTACGACCGCCTGTGGCACAGCGACGTCGCGCCGAAGCAGCGCGCTCGACTGATGATGACCGAGATCCTGTATCTCGTCCCGAACGAGCGCTACGACCGGCTGATGGCCGACTTACAGGGGACGACAGAGGACACGCTCACGCAGATAAACAGCGGCGACCGGCGCGCGATCGCCGAACTCGCTCACCTCTCTGACATCCCGATGCTGGCGAAATACGCCCGCCGCCGCCTCCTCGAGTAG
- a CDS encoding NAD(+)/NADH kinase, producing the protein MSDSVGVLGDEPVAERLRERGVSVVTGAPDDVPGTDRIVAVGRAATSAAAAADADPLVLPVEAGRGVRSVARDEVTDAVAALSDASVERHPVLSVSAAGSPAGTALFDVTLVAAEAARISEYTVTTPTDAVGQFRADGVTVATAAGSPGYARRIGGPILAPTDTVGVAAPIAPFATNPDHWVLPLAGLSLSVERDEATVALFVDGDSEGTVACEESVSLSRAGTLRVAVVPESRSRFG; encoded by the coding sequence ATGAGCGACAGCGTGGGCGTCCTCGGAGACGAGCCGGTCGCCGAGCGACTTCGAGAACGCGGCGTCTCCGTCGTGACGGGCGCTCCCGACGACGTTCCGGGGACCGACCGAATCGTCGCCGTCGGTCGGGCGGCGACGAGCGCCGCGGCCGCGGCCGACGCCGATCCGCTCGTGTTGCCGGTCGAAGCCGGCCGGGGCGTTCGGTCCGTCGCCCGCGACGAGGTCACGGACGCCGTCGCCGCTCTGAGCGACGCCAGCGTCGAGCGCCACCCCGTCCTGTCGGTCTCCGCGGCGGGGTCGCCGGCGGGGACGGCCCTCTTCGACGTGACGCTCGTCGCCGCCGAGGCCGCCCGCATCTCGGAGTACACCGTCACGACGCCGACGGATGCCGTCGGGCAGTTCCGCGCCGACGGAGTCACGGTGGCGACGGCAGCCGGGTCGCCGGGATACGCCCGCCGGATCGGCGGCCCGATCCTCGCCCCGACGGACACGGTCGGCGTCGCGGCACCCATCGCGCCGTTCGCGACCAACCCCGACCACTGGGTGCTCCCGCTCGCCGGCCTCTCGCTGTCGGTCGAACGGGACGAGGCGACCGTCGCGCTGTTCGTCGACGGCGACTCCGAGGGGACCGTCGCCTGCGAAGAATCGGTGAGCCTCTCCCGGGCCGGTACGCTTCGGGTCGCCGTCGTCCCGGAGAGTCGGTCACGGTTCGGCTGA
- a CDS encoding DUF7313 family protein, whose translation MQPSAPLFGPLDAVMGSTGPGGALVIEYVLLVLVLANFATRLLAHRRYTSEYDDEGAEGIDRYPIHEASNVLLVLTSFYYTTISQHGGIVMSMLVLGLVITDFFEFESRLVEARRDLRLERPKGAIVAALVLFMYAAYQSVFWVIKGPWSAII comes from the coding sequence ATGCAGCCATCCGCACCCCTCTTCGGGCCACTGGACGCCGTCATGGGAAGTACCGGCCCCGGCGGGGCGCTCGTCATCGAGTACGTCCTGCTCGTGCTGGTGCTGGCCAACTTCGCGACGCGTCTGTTGGCTCACCGGCGCTACACCTCCGAGTACGACGACGAGGGCGCCGAAGGCATCGACCGCTACCCGATACACGAAGCCAGTAACGTCCTGCTGGTGCTGACGTCGTTCTACTACACGACGATTTCCCAGCACGGCGGGATCGTCATGTCGATGCTCGTCCTCGGGCTCGTCATCACCGACTTCTTCGAGTTCGAGTCCCGACTCGTCGAAGCGCGTAGAGATCTCCGCCTCGAGCGACCGAAAGGCGCGATAGTCGCCGCGCTCGTCCTCTTCATGTACGCCGCCTACCAGAGCGTGTTCTGGGTCATCAAGGGCCCCTGGTCGGCGATTATCTGA
- a CDS encoding DUF7315 family membrane protein, giving the protein MTEDQSGATTDGGEDRRDVVVPLRVYKTVTVFSTLIAVACVVGGFVLVDVATDRASAPASEIDVPVAIGGIGLILAGTVVYAFSTRFRTAEMGKSKDDADEPSDNG; this is encoded by the coding sequence ATGACCGAAGACCAGTCGGGCGCGACCACCGACGGCGGCGAGGACCGCCGCGACGTGGTCGTCCCGCTGCGCGTCTACAAGACCGTGACGGTGTTCTCGACGCTCATCGCCGTCGCCTGCGTCGTCGGCGGGTTCGTCCTCGTCGACGTGGCGACCGACCGGGCCTCGGCACCGGCCTCGGAGATCGACGTGCCGGTCGCCATCGGCGGCATCGGACTCATCCTCGCGGGCACCGTGGTGTACGCCTTCTCGACGCGCTTCCGCACCGCGGAGATGGGAAAGTCTAAAGACGACGCTGACGAACCATCCGATAATGGCTGA
- a CDS encoding metallophosphoesterase, which produces MTLPYDDRALVLDDVLVVADLHVGRGTGGDLAFPVGSNADLVERFRSLTERHDPREVVVAGDLLHSFQTVPRTVEDTVSGLRAACRETGARLIVTPGNHDTMLDSVWDGPTEREYRLGDTVVCHGHETPDSEAERYVVGHDHPTIEIEGQRRPCYLVGPGQYGDSEVLMLPSFNKLNAGVVVNRMSAADFQSPLVTDADRLEPVVWDESRRETLSFPALGEFRRML; this is translated from the coding sequence ATGACGCTCCCCTACGACGACCGCGCGCTGGTGCTCGACGACGTCCTCGTCGTCGCGGACCTCCACGTCGGCCGCGGCACCGGTGGGGACCTCGCGTTTCCGGTCGGGTCGAACGCCGACCTGGTCGAGCGGTTCCGGTCGCTGACCGAGCGTCACGACCCGCGCGAGGTCGTCGTCGCCGGTGACCTGCTCCACTCCTTCCAGACCGTTCCGCGAACCGTCGAGGACACCGTCTCGGGACTCCGCGCCGCCTGCCGCGAGACGGGTGCGCGCCTCATCGTCACGCCGGGTAACCACGACACGATGCTCGATTCGGTGTGGGACGGTCCGACCGAACGCGAGTACCGTCTCGGCGACACCGTCGTCTGTCACGGCCACGAGACGCCCGACAGCGAGGCCGAGCGGTACGTCGTCGGCCACGACCACCCGACCATCGAGATCGAGGGTCAGCGCCGGCCCTGCTATCTCGTCGGCCCCGGTCAGTACGGCGACAGCGAGGTGCTGATGCTCCCGTCGTTCAACAAACTCAACGCGGGCGTCGTCGTCAACCGGATGTCCGCGGCGGATTTCCAGTCGCCGCTCGTCACCGACGCCGACCGCCTCGAACCGGTCGTCTGGGACGAGAGCCGACGGGAGACGCTGTCGTTCCCGGCGCTCGGGGAGTTCCGGCGGATGCTGTAA
- a CDS encoding MarR family transcriptional regulator has product MVDVLENKRAATRFRILVEIAERQPAVSQGEIAEAVGVTSQAVSEYIRELVEEGLVEKEGRSRYRVTKEGVDWVFQSASDVRRFVDHVTDDVLGSVQEDAAIAEADVEEGQTVSLSVAEGLLRAAPGDSGGATGVATTSAEAGAVVGVTGFEGVIALDPGHVSVVQVPPVRSGPVEETADIAAACEGASIVTAAGVEAVVALRDAGVEPTTYFAAGEVAADAAARGLDAVVVATQDTVGRVTDALRDASVDYDVTQ; this is encoded by the coding sequence ATGGTCGACGTCCTCGAGAACAAGCGTGCTGCGACGCGGTTTCGCATCCTCGTCGAGATCGCGGAGCGCCAGCCGGCGGTCAGTCAGGGCGAGATCGCCGAGGCCGTCGGCGTGACGAGTCAGGCCGTCAGCGAGTACATCCGCGAACTGGTCGAGGAGGGGCTCGTCGAGAAGGAGGGACGCTCGCGCTACCGCGTCACGAAGGAGGGCGTCGACTGGGTGTTCCAGTCCGCCTCCGACGTGCGCCGGTTCGTCGACCACGTCACCGACGACGTGCTGGGAAGCGTCCAGGAGGACGCCGCCATCGCCGAGGCCGACGTCGAGGAGGGCCAGACCGTCTCGCTCTCGGTCGCCGAGGGACTGCTCCGCGCCGCGCCCGGCGACAGCGGCGGCGCGACGGGCGTGGCGACAACCAGCGCCGAGGCGGGGGCGGTCGTCGGCGTCACCGGATTCGAGGGCGTCATCGCACTCGACCCCGGTCACGTCAGCGTCGTTCAGGTGCCGCCCGTGCGCTCGGGACCCGTCGAGGAGACGGCGGACATCGCGGCCGCCTGCGAGGGGGCGTCTATCGTCACCGCCGCGGGCGTCGAGGCGGTCGTCGCGCTCCGGGACGCCGGCGTCGAACCGACGACGTACTTCGCGGCGGGGGAGGTGGCCGCCGACGCCGCCGCGCGGGGACTCGACGCCGTCGTCGTCGCCACGCAGGACACCGTCGGCCGCGTCACCGACGCGCTGCGGGACGCGAGCGTGGACTACGACGTAACTCAGTGA
- a CDS encoding DUF7314 family protein: MADEFIKGFGCLMVGGLGWMTIAGWYRTPSFEGAQLIGEVTIEEPTVFDTIALGLMDAFFWFAVIGALTFWVLLPLVSNARSYMNDRSA; encoded by the coding sequence ATGGCTGACGAGTTCATCAAGGGGTTCGGTTGCCTCATGGTCGGCGGTCTCGGCTGGATGACTATCGCTGGCTGGTACCGGACGCCGAGCTTCGAAGGCGCGCAACTGATCGGTGAAGTGACCATCGAGGAGCCCACGGTGTTCGACACCATCGCGCTCGGCCTGATGGACGCCTTCTTCTGGTTCGCCGTCATCGGCGCGCTGACCTTCTGGGTTCTGCTACCGCTCGTCAGCAACGCGCGCTCCTACATGAACGACCGGTCGGCCTGA